In Rothia mucilaginosa, one genomic interval encodes:
- a CDS encoding DUF6318 family protein: MKNVTRRSALGLFVAAGGATLLAACGSQSQASSGSASASGSASTSDAEVNNARADYSGPAVLDGYTSKPADYQLATRTEPAKNVPVPTKPAVANENSVEGLYQSIAFFGAAMEYYMRTGKTEPLRESAMDKSELKSMLEPEDGTLGEKLVKGEVWMHDPTVTITLLSAQPTRDGKAYTWNARFTLTRGEFMASKDKVLEVPESGRENVNERTLRGVYENGAWKLTGMKSESEASASASAS; the protein is encoded by the coding sequence ATGAAGAACGTAACCCGCCGATCCGCCCTCGGCCTGTTTGTCGCTGCCGGTGGCGCAACCCTCCTGGCTGCATGCGGTTCGCAGTCTCAGGCATCCAGCGGCTCTGCATCTGCATCCGGTAGCGCTTCTACCTCGGACGCCGAAGTTAACAACGCACGTGCCGACTACTCCGGTCCTGCTGTCCTGGACGGTTACACCTCCAAGCCTGCTGACTACCAGCTGGCAACCCGCACCGAGCCGGCCAAGAACGTGCCCGTGCCGACCAAGCCCGCCGTCGCTAACGAGAACAGCGTGGAGGGCCTGTACCAGTCCATCGCGTTCTTCGGCGCAGCCATGGAATACTACATGCGTACCGGTAAGACCGAGCCCCTGCGTGAAAGCGCTATGGACAAGAGCGAACTCAAGTCAATGCTCGAGCCGGAAGACGGCACCCTCGGCGAAAAGCTGGTCAAGGGCGAAGTCTGGATGCACGACCCGACCGTCACCATCACCCTGCTCTCCGCACAGCCCACCCGCGATGGTAAGGCATACACCTGGAATGCTCGCTTCACCCTTACCCGCGGCGAATTCATGGCATCTAAGGATAAGGTTCTGGAGGTCCCCGAAAGCGGTCGTGAGAACGTCAACGAGCGTACCCTGCGCGGTGTTTACGAGAACGGTGCGTGGAAGCTGACTGGCATGAAGTCTGAATCTGAGGCTTCTGCATCGGCTTCTGCTTCCTAA
- a CDS encoding MFS transporter produces MIVAYILFILFPQNLALVYVALVLFYTPNTFIQMTAILALTDSIEYGQLKTGQRNEAVTLSVRPMLDKIAGAAAMTNGADPNSLTAQNIQTFNTAAFYVPLAIIVCSFLAFFFKVSISEKEHAKIVKELEAKLASA; encoded by the coding sequence ATGATTGTTGCCTACATTCTGTTCATTCTTTTCCCGCAGAACTTGGCTCTGGTCTACGTGGCACTGGTCCTGTTCTACACCCCGAACACCTTCATTCAGATGACCGCTATCTTGGCGCTGACCGACTCCATTGAGTACGGCCAGCTGAAGACCGGTCAGCGCAACGAGGCAGTTACCCTGTCCGTCCGCCCGATGCTCGACAAGATTGCTGGTGCTGCCGCTATGACTAACGGTGCTGATCCTAATAGCCTCACCGCGCAGAACATTCAGACGTTCAACACGGCTGCTTTCTATGTGCCGCTGGCCATTATTGTGTGCTCGTTCCTCGCCTTCTTCTTCAAGGTTTCTATCTCTGAGAAGGAACACGCGAAGATTGTGAAGGAGCTTGAGGCGAAGCTTGCTTCTGCATAG